The following coding sequences are from one Panicum hallii strain FIL2 chromosome 5, PHallii_v3.1, whole genome shotgun sequence window:
- the LOC112894019 gene encoding uncharacterized protein LOC112894019: MDYDGRYTKDQSLKCDCLLFDLDDTLYPFTSGIAADIAKNIRDYMVHKLGVDESVSLELCILLYKQYGTTMAGLRAVGYQFDYDDFHSFVHGRLAYDKIKPDPVLRNILLSLPIRKVVFTNGDRIHASRALKRLGIEDCFERVVCFETLNPTSPPPAPCDKLEIFDIMKHLAHPEPGVELPKSPILCKPSREAMLQALEVASINPQTTILFDDSFRNIEAAKQIGMRTVLVGTSERKKGADYALESIHNMKEALPELWEEAEKDEDVRNSSKVGIETSVIA; this comes from the exons ATGGACTACGACGGCAGGTACACCAAGGATCAGAGCCTCAAGTGTGACTGCCTCCTCTTCG ACCTTGATGATACGCTCTACCCGTTCACCTCCGGCATTGCTGCCGACATCGCCAAGAACATCCGAG ATTACATGGTGCACAAACTCGGTGTTGACGAGAGTGTTAGCTTGGAACTATGCATCCTCCTCTATAAGCAGTATGGAACCACCATGGCTGGTTTGAGG GCTGTTGGATACCAGTTTGATTACGATGATTTCCACAG CTTTGTTCATGGAAGGCTGGCCTATGACAAAATCAAGCCTGATCCAGTGCTTAGGAACATTCTGCTCAGCTTACCCATACGCAAAGTT GTGTTTACCAACGGTGATAGAATCCATGCTTCAAGGGCCCTGAAGAGGCTCGGAATTGAGGACTGTTTCGAAAGAGTTGTGTGTTTTGAGACACTGAACCCAACATCTCCTCCTCCCGCACCATGTGACAAACTTGAAATCTTTGACATTATGAAGCATCTGGCTCATCCAGAGCCCGGGGTGGAGCTACCAAAATCACCAATCCTATGCAAGCCCTCGAGAGAGGCCATGCTGCAGGCCCTCGAGGTCGCCTCCATTAATCCACAGACAACT ATATTGTTTGATGACAGCTTCAGGAACATCGAAGCTGCAAAGCAGATCGGAATGCGAACTGTCCTG GTTGGAACATCCGAGAGAAAGAAAGGTGCTGACTATGCCTTGGAAAGCATCCACAACATGAAGGAAGCGCTGCCTGAACTGTGGGAAGAAGCTGAGAAGGATGAAGATGTGAGGAATTCAAGCAAAGTTGGAATCGAGACATCAGTGATTGCATGA
- the LOC112895518 gene encoding protein FIZZY-RELATED 3: MAAADAKPRLNVPPSMAAALRLDPVGAGAGASSSPSPSRRLAETPKTPSPSKTTTYSDRFIPCRSSSRLHNFALLDSPSKDDTTYSRLLRAELFGPDSPRPATPGPAPAPASPNTNLFRFKKDHSSAATSPFAAQHDCTAGSGETTASPQKPPRKVPKTPHKVLDAPSLQDDFYLNLVDWSSQNMLAVGLGTCVYLWSASNSKVTKLCDLGPRDSVCAVHWSREGSYLAIGTGLGDVQIWDSSRCKRIRNMGGHQTRTGVLAWSSCILSSGSRDKNILQHDIRVPRDYVSMFSGHRSEVCGLKWSHDDRELASGGNDNQLLVWNQRSQQPVLRLTEHTAAVKAIAWSPHQQGLLASGGGTADRCIRFWNTANGNVLNSIDTGSQVCNLAWCKNVNELVSTHGYSQNQIMVWKYPSMSKVATLTGHTMRVLYLASSPDGQTIVTGAGDETLRFWNIFPSVKTQTPVRDIGLWSFSRSHIR, translated from the exons ATGGCGGCGGCCGACGCGAAGCCGCGCCTCAACGTGCCGCCGTCCATGGCGGCCGCGCTCCGCCTCGACCCCgtgggggccggcgcgggggcatCCTCCTCGCCGTCACCCTCGCGCCGCCTCGCCGAGACACCCAAGACGCCCTCCCCGTCCAAGACCACCACCTACAGCGACCGATTCATCCCCTGCCGCTCCTCCTCCCGCCTACACAACTTCGCGCTCCTCGACTCCCCATCCAAGGACGACACCACCTACTCCCGTCTCCTACGCGCCGAGCTCTTCGGCCCGGACTCGCCTCGCCCCGCCACCCcgggccccgcccccgccccagcCTCGCCCAACACCAACCTCTTCCGATTCAAGAAAGACCACTCCTCCGCCGCCACATCCCCCTTCGCCGCCCAACACGACTGCACCGCCGGATCCGGAGAGACCACGGCATCGCCGCAGAAGCCGCCCAGGAAAGTCCCAAAGACGCCGCACAAG GTCCTGGACGCGCCGTCCCTGCAGGACGACTTCTACCTCAACCTCGTCGACTGGTCCTCGCAGAACATGCTCGCCGTAGGACTAGGGACCTGCGTATACCTATGGTCCGCGTCCAATAGCAAG GTCACCAAGCTCTGCGATCTGGGGCCCAGGGACAGCGTCTGCGCCGTGCATTGGTCAAGGGAAGGCTCGTATCTTGCCATTGGCACCGGACTTGGAGATGTCCAG ATCTGGGACAGCTCACGCTGTAAACGGATTAGGAACATGGGGGGTCACCAAACACGGACTGGGGTATTAGCATGGAGCTCCTGCATATTGTCCTCCGGTAGCAGGGACAAGAACATATTGCAGCATGACATCCGTGTCCCCAGGGACTATGTCAGCATGTTCTCTGGTCATAGATCAGAG GTCTGTGGACTAAAATGGTCGCATGATGACCGAGAGCTTGCTTCGGGTGGAAACGACAACCAGCTACTAGTATGGAACCAACGATCGCAACAGCCGGTGTTGCGCTTGACAGAGCATACAGCTGCGGTTAAAGCAATAGCGTGGTCACCACATCAGCAAGGCCTCCTGGCATCAGGAGGTGGAACAGCTGATAGGTGTATCAGGTTTTGGAACACGGCTAATGGAAATGTTCTCAACTCAATAGACACAGGCAGCCAG GTTTGCAACCTTGCCTGGTGCAAAAATGTGAATGAGCTCGTGAGCACACACGGGTATTCTCAAAATCAAATCATGGTGTGGAAATACCCATCTATGTCAAAG GTTGCAACTCTAACCGGACATACGATGCGTGTGCTTTACCTTGCATCGTCTCCTGATGGCCAG ACCATAGTAACAGGAGCAGGCGACGAAACTCTACGATTCTGGAATATTTTCCCATCAGTGAAGACACAG ACTCCTGTCCGCGATATTGGGCTCTGGTCATTCTCAAGAAGCCACATCCGGTGA
- the LOC112895398 gene encoding probable WRKY transcription factor 41 → MAEEELHQVPPPLESVVWRSSGDLLGAADDGPRRRRESMVNKLISTVYSGPTISDIESALSLSFTGGGADQLADDDASMDNYTSASAGGVSTSPAVVLSPELNSSKVLMSKMENKYTLKMKTCGNGGLAEDGYKWRKYGQKSIKNSPNPRSYYRCTNPRCNAKKQVERATDEADTLLVTYEGLHLHYTYSHFLLQHHHQQSPPAPAAGGGSTTSSSKKPKLQPRGGPAPAPPPPPPIIDHDDDDAPAGDLDLQFLHGGGSSWQHAAAASPRRDDGRMLGVFPQQEAEGYYGCGFVDRQHNSNNNGGLLEDVVPLLVRRPCNSSSSTTTPTSSSSSSPPPPPPALSTTSPYIDMAILPNIF, encoded by the exons AtggcggaggaggagctgcatcaagtgccgccgccgcttgaGAGCGTCGTCTGGCGGAGCAGCGGCGACTTGTTGGGGGCGGCGGATGATGGACCTCGGCGCCGGCGGGAGTCCATGGTGAACAAGCTCATCTCCACGGTCTACTCCGGGCCCACCATCAGCGACATAGAGAGCgcgctctccctctccttcaccggcggcggcgccgatcaGCTGGCTGACGATGATGCCAGCATGGATAACTacacctccgcctccgccggcgGCGTCTCCACCAGCCCAGCGGT GGTTTTATCCCCTGAGCTGAATTCGTCGAAGGTGTTGATGAGCAAGATGGAGAACAAGTACACGCTCAAGATGAAGACCTGCGGGAACGGGGGGCTCGCAGAGGATGGCTACAAATGGAGGAAATACGGGCAGAAATCCATCAAGAACAGCCCCAACCCAAG GAGCTACTACCGTTGCACGAACCCTCGGTGCAACGCCAAGAAGCAGGTGGAGCGCGCGACAGACGAGGCGGACACGCTGCTCGTCACCTACGAAGGTCTCCACCTGCACTACACCTACTCCCACTTCCTGCTGCAACACCACCACCAGCAATCTCCTCCTGctccagcagcaggaggaggaagcaccaccagcagcagcaagaAACCCAAGCTGCAGCCGCGCGGTGGCCCCgcaccagcaccgccaccaccaccaccaatcATCgaccacgacgacgacgacgcacCGGCAGGAGATCTAGACCTGCAGTtcctccacggcggcggcagcagctggCAGCATGCTGCAGCAGCCTCACCAAGAAGAGACGATGGACGGATGCTAGGGGTGTTCCCTCAGCAAGAAGCAGAGGGCTACTACGGCTGCGGCTTTGTTGATCGTCAGCATAACAGTAATAATAACGGGGGGTTGCTGGAAGACGTCGTGCCGCTGCTTGTCCGGCGCCCCTGCAACAGTAGCAGCAGCACCACCACCccaaccagcagcagcagctcctcgccgccgccgccgccgcccgccctctcGACGACGTCGCCCTACATCGACATGGCCATACTCCCCAACATCTTCTGA
- the LOC112894103 gene encoding zinc transporter 1-like translates to MRRASSALLCTLLLLLSSLLLQASAHGGIDDGDGGEVDTPTPRPDSSTPIKQGRLIAVKVWCLVILFVFTFLAGVSPYFYRWSEAFLLLGTQFAAGVFLGTALMHFLADSASTFHGLTRNHYPFSYMLACVGFLLTMLADCVIAGVTKRSRGDRERAVNDAEEAEQQVEDGDAQGQDKEHQHPTMLLVRTSSLEDAILLILALCFHSIFEGIAIGVSATRSDAWRNLWTIGLHKIFAAVAMGVALLRIIPKRPLVTTVAYSMAFAVSSPVGVGIGIGIDATAEGRAADWSYAIAMGLATGVFVYVAINHLIGKGYRPQEPTGADRPLLKFLAVLLGAGVMAVVMIWD, encoded by the coding sequence ATGAGGAGGGCGTCGTCGGCGCTCCTTTGcaccctgctcctcctcctcagcTCCCTGCTGCTGCAGGCGAGCGCCCATGGCGGGATCGACGAcggagacggcggcgaggtcgaCACACCCACGCCGCGCCCCGATTCCTCCACCCCAATTAAGCAGGGGCGCCTCATCGCCGTCAAGGTGTGGTGCCTGGTCATCCTGTTCGTCTTCACCTTCCTCGCCGGGGTGTCACCCTACTTCTACCGCTGGAGCGAGGCCTTCCTCCTGCTGGGCACGCAGTTCGCCGCCGGCGTCTTCCTGGGCACGGCCCTGATGCACTTCCTCGCCGATTCGGCCAGCACCTTCCACGGGCTCACCAGGAACCACTACCCCTTCTCCTACATGCTCGCCTGCGTCGGCTTCCTGCTCACCATGCTCGCCGACTGCGTCATTGCCGGCGTCACCAAGAGAAGCCGCGGCGACCGCGAGAGGGCGGTCAACGACGCCGAGGAGGCGGAGCAGCAGGTGGAAGATGGTGATGCCCAGGGCCAAGACAAAGAGCACCAGCACCCGACGATGCTGCTGGTCCGGACGTCGTCCTTGGAGGACGCCATCCTGCTCATCCTCGCGCTCTGCTTCCACTCCATCTTCGAAGGGATCGCCATCGGCGTGTCCGCCACGAGGAGCGATGCGTGGCGCAACCTGTGGACGATCGGTCTGCACAAGATCTTCGCGGCGGTGGCCATGGGCGTCGCGCTGCTGCGCATCATCCCGAAGCGGCCCTTGGTGACGACGGTGGCCTACTCGATGGCGTTCGCCGTGTCGAGCCCCGTGGGCGtgggcatcggcatcggcatcGACGCCACGGCGGAGGGGCGCGCGGCGGACTGGAGCTACGCCATCGCCATGGGCCTGGCGACGGGGGTGTTCGTGTACGTGGCCATCAACCACCTCATCGGCAAGGGGTACCGCCCCCAGGAGCCCACCGGGGCGGACCGACCTTTGCTCAAGTTCCTCGCCGTGCTCCTCGGCGCCGGCGTCATGGCCGTAGTCATGATCTGGGACTAG
- the LOC112894104 gene encoding transcription factor PCL1 has translation MGEEAVDDYDLHLLGGGDDERVMEWETGLPGADELTPLSQPLVPPGLAAAFRIPPEPGRTLLDVHRASAATVSRLRRASAGSGSFQPFLAQHQQQQHPAAAAAEAADSSAATNSSKRPRLVWTPQLHKRFVDVVAHLGIKNAVPKTIMQLMNVEGLTRENVASHLQKYRLYVKRMQGLSNEGPSPSDHIFASTPVPHSLVHEPQAQVPAPPMYHHSIPMPMGVAAGGMVPTNNSGAGYGYGYGYGYHHQQQQQEAYHHHHHHHHHRAGDK, from the coding sequence ATGGGCGAGGAGGCGGTGGACGACTACGACCTGCACCTGCTGGGCGGCGGCGATGACGAGCGGGTGATGGAGTGGGAGACGGGCCTCCCCGGCGCCGACGAGCTGACCCCGCTTTCCCAGCCGCTGGTCCCGCcgggcctcgccgccgccttccgcaTCCCGCCGGAGCCCGGGCGGACGCTGCTTGACGTGCACCGCGCGTCGGCGGCCACGGTGTCGCGGCTGCGGCGCGCGTCGGCGGGGTCGGGGTCCTTCCAGCCCTTCCTCGcgcagcaccagcagcagcagcatccagcagcagcggcagcagaggCGGCGGACTCGTCGGCAGCGACGAACTCGTCGAAGCGCCCCCGGCTGGTGTGGACGCCGCAGCTGCACAAGCGGTTCGTGGACGTGGTGGCGCACCTGGGGATCAAGAACGCGGTGCCCAAGACGATCATGCAGCTGATGAACGTGGAGGGGCTGACCCGGGAGAACGTGGCGAGCCACCTCCAGAAGTACCGGCTGTACGTGAAGCGGATGCAGGGGCTCTCCAACGAGGGGCCCTCCCCCTCGGACCACATCTTCGCCTCCACGCCCGTGCCGCACAGCCTCGTCCACGAGCCGCAGGCGCAGGTGCCGGCGCCGCCCATGTACCACCACTCCATCCCCATGCCCATGGgggtcgccgccggcggcaTGGTGCCCACCAACAACAGCGGCGCAGGATACGGATACGGATACGGGTACGGgtaccaccaccagcagcagcagcaggaggcgtaccaccaccaccaccaccaccaccaccaccgcgccgGCGACAAATAG
- the LOC112894102 gene encoding uncharacterized protein LOC112894102 isoform X4 — MACSAACCCASSHGLFYRSLTTTSRRPARLRLIYPSSAPAPRLSSRTLASPDPPPLDADDRDDAIGFEIQVSKMGKRNRRVVRARVRVDAPLEAVWATLTDYEGLADFIPGLSECRLLDQAHGFARLYQVGEQDLALGFKFNAKGTIDCYEGDMESLPDAAGARRREIAFNMIDGDFKVFKGKWSVQEEEQGGGPGDSYQYHTTLSYLVELEPKLWVPVRLLEGRICSEIKNNLVSIREQAQQQHEVSGRASIDRGERGK, encoded by the exons ATGGCGTGCTCCGCGGCCTGCTGCTGCGCCTCCTCCCACGGCCTCTTCTACCGCAGCCTCACCACCACCAGCCGCCGCCCCGCACGCCTCCGCCTCATCTACCCCTCCTCAGCACCTGCCCCGAGGCTCTCTTCGCGAACCCTCGCCTCGCCcgacccgccgccgctcgacgcCGACGACCGGGACGACGCCATCGGCTTCGAGATCCAGGTCTCCAAGATGGGGAAGCGGAACCGGCGGGTGGTGCGCGCCAGGGTGCGTGTCGACGCGCCGCTGGAGGCCGTCTGGGCCACGCTCACCGACTACGAGGGTCTCGCCGACTTCATACCCGGTCTCTCCGAGTGCCGCCTCCTCGACCAAGCCCACGGCTTCGCGCGACTCTACCAG GTCGGGGAGCAGGATCTGGCGCTTGGGTTCAAGTTCAACGCCAAGGGCACCATCGACTGCTACGAGGGGGACATGGAGTCGCTGCCCGACGCCGCGGGGGCGCGCCGGAGGGAGATCGCCTTCAACATGATCGACGGCGATTTCAAGGTCTTCAAGGGGAAATGGTCCGTCCAGGAAGAAGAGCAGGGGGGTGGACCGGGAGATTCATACCAGTACCACACCACACTGTCGTACCTGGTGGAGCTGGAGCCTAAGCTGTGGGTTCCGGTCAGGCTCCTGGAAGGAAGGATCTGCAGTGAGATCAAGAACAACCTAGTTTCCATCAGAGAACAAGCACAACAGCAGCACGAG GTCAGCGGGCGCGCCTCCATAGACCGTGGGGAGAGAGGAAAGTGA
- the LOC112894102 gene encoding uncharacterized protein LOC112894102 isoform X3 gives MACSAACCCASSHGLFYRSLTTTSRRPARLRLIYPSSAPAPRLSSRTLASPDPPPLDADDRDDAIGFEIQVSKMGKRNRRVVRARVRVDAPLEAVWATLTDYEGLADFIPGLSECRLLDQAHGFARLYQVGEQDLALGFKFNAKGTIDCYEGDMESLPDAAGARRREIAFNMIDGDFKVFKGKWSVQEEEQGGGPGDSYQYHTTLSYLVELEPKLWVPVRLLEGRICSEIKNNLVSIREQAQQQHEAALHAVTGLLPDPWQSNLQICIPGAFAHHSVIRRLCCCCNQDC, from the exons ATGGCGTGCTCCGCGGCCTGCTGCTGCGCCTCCTCCCACGGCCTCTTCTACCGCAGCCTCACCACCACCAGCCGCCGCCCCGCACGCCTCCGCCTCATCTACCCCTCCTCAGCACCTGCCCCGAGGCTCTCTTCGCGAACCCTCGCCTCGCCcgacccgccgccgctcgacgcCGACGACCGGGACGACGCCATCGGCTTCGAGATCCAGGTCTCCAAGATGGGGAAGCGGAACCGGCGGGTGGTGCGCGCCAGGGTGCGTGTCGACGCGCCGCTGGAGGCCGTCTGGGCCACGCTCACCGACTACGAGGGTCTCGCCGACTTCATACCCGGTCTCTCCGAGTGCCGCCTCCTCGACCAAGCCCACGGCTTCGCGCGACTCTACCAG GTCGGGGAGCAGGATCTGGCGCTTGGGTTCAAGTTCAACGCCAAGGGCACCATCGACTGCTACGAGGGGGACATGGAGTCGCTGCCCGACGCCGCGGGGGCGCGCCGGAGGGAGATCGCCTTCAACATGATCGACGGCGATTTCAAGGTCTTCAAGGGGAAATGGTCCGTCCAGGAAGAAGAGCAGGGGGGTGGACCGGGAGATTCATACCAGTACCACACCACACTGTCGTACCTGGTGGAGCTGGAGCCTAAGCTGTGGGTTCCGGTCAGGCTCCTGGAAGGAAGGATCTGCAGTGAGATCAAGAACAACCTAGTTTCCATCAGAGAACAAGCACAACAGCAGCACGAG GCTGCACTGCACGCTGTCACAGGCCTTCTGCCAGATCCATGGCAATCTAATCTTCAGATTTGCATTCCGGGTGCCTTTGCTCATCATTCAGTTATCAGACGCCTTTGCTGCTGCTGTAACCAAGACTGCTGA
- the LOC112894102 gene encoding uncharacterized protein LOC112894102 isoform X5, with amino-acid sequence MACSAACCCASSHGLFYRSLTTTSRRPARLRLIYPSSAPAPRLSSRTLASPDPPPLDADDRDDAIGFEIQVSKMGKRNRRVVRARVRVDAPLEAVWATLTDYEGLADFIPGLSECRLLDQAHGFARLYQVGEQDLALGFKFNAKGTIDCYEGDMESLPDAAGARRREIAFNMIDGDFKVFKGKWSVQEEEQGGGPGDSYQYHTTLSYLVELEPKLWVPVRLLEGRICSEIKNNLVSIREQAQQQHEVRSAGAPP; translated from the exons ATGGCGTGCTCCGCGGCCTGCTGCTGCGCCTCCTCCCACGGCCTCTTCTACCGCAGCCTCACCACCACCAGCCGCCGCCCCGCACGCCTCCGCCTCATCTACCCCTCCTCAGCACCTGCCCCGAGGCTCTCTTCGCGAACCCTCGCCTCGCCcgacccgccgccgctcgacgcCGACGACCGGGACGACGCCATCGGCTTCGAGATCCAGGTCTCCAAGATGGGGAAGCGGAACCGGCGGGTGGTGCGCGCCAGGGTGCGTGTCGACGCGCCGCTGGAGGCCGTCTGGGCCACGCTCACCGACTACGAGGGTCTCGCCGACTTCATACCCGGTCTCTCCGAGTGCCGCCTCCTCGACCAAGCCCACGGCTTCGCGCGACTCTACCAG GTCGGGGAGCAGGATCTGGCGCTTGGGTTCAAGTTCAACGCCAAGGGCACCATCGACTGCTACGAGGGGGACATGGAGTCGCTGCCCGACGCCGCGGGGGCGCGCCGGAGGGAGATCGCCTTCAACATGATCGACGGCGATTTCAAGGTCTTCAAGGGGAAATGGTCCGTCCAGGAAGAAGAGCAGGGGGGTGGACCGGGAGATTCATACCAGTACCACACCACACTGTCGTACCTGGTGGAGCTGGAGCCTAAGCTGTGGGTTCCGGTCAGGCTCCTGGAAGGAAGGATCTGCAGTGAGATCAAGAACAACCTAGTTTCCATCAGAGAACAAGCACAACAGCAGCACGAGGTCAG GTCAGCGGGCGCGCCTCCATAG
- the LOC112894102 gene encoding uncharacterized protein LOC112894102 isoform X2: protein MACSAACCCASSHGLFYRSLTTTSRRPARLRLIYPSSAPAPRLSSRTLASPDPPPLDADDRDDAIGFEIQVSKMGKRNRRVVRARVRVDAPLEAVWATLTDYEGLADFIPGLSECRLLDQAHGFARLYQVGEQDLALGFKFNAKGTIDCYEGDMESLPDAAGARRREIAFNMIDGDFKVFKGKWSVQEEEQGGGPGDSYQYHTTLSYLVELEPKLWVPVRLLEGRICSEIKNNLVSIREQAQQQHEVRLHCTLSQAFCQIHGNLIFRFAFRVPLLIIQLSDAFAAAVTKTADPRLTKTKIRLRSAGAPP from the exons ATGGCGTGCTCCGCGGCCTGCTGCTGCGCCTCCTCCCACGGCCTCTTCTACCGCAGCCTCACCACCACCAGCCGCCGCCCCGCACGCCTCCGCCTCATCTACCCCTCCTCAGCACCTGCCCCGAGGCTCTCTTCGCGAACCCTCGCCTCGCCcgacccgccgccgctcgacgcCGACGACCGGGACGACGCCATCGGCTTCGAGATCCAGGTCTCCAAGATGGGGAAGCGGAACCGGCGGGTGGTGCGCGCCAGGGTGCGTGTCGACGCGCCGCTGGAGGCCGTCTGGGCCACGCTCACCGACTACGAGGGTCTCGCCGACTTCATACCCGGTCTCTCCGAGTGCCGCCTCCTCGACCAAGCCCACGGCTTCGCGCGACTCTACCAG GTCGGGGAGCAGGATCTGGCGCTTGGGTTCAAGTTCAACGCCAAGGGCACCATCGACTGCTACGAGGGGGACATGGAGTCGCTGCCCGACGCCGCGGGGGCGCGCCGGAGGGAGATCGCCTTCAACATGATCGACGGCGATTTCAAGGTCTTCAAGGGGAAATGGTCCGTCCAGGAAGAAGAGCAGGGGGGTGGACCGGGAGATTCATACCAGTACCACACCACACTGTCGTACCTGGTGGAGCTGGAGCCTAAGCTGTGGGTTCCGGTCAGGCTCCTGGAAGGAAGGATCTGCAGTGAGATCAAGAACAACCTAGTTTCCATCAGAGAACAAGCACAACAGCAGCACGAGGTCAG GCTGCACTGCACGCTGTCACAGGCCTTCTGCCAGATCCATGGCAATCTAATCTTCAGATTTGCATTCCGGGTGCCTTTGCTCATCATTCAGTTATCAGACGCCTTTGCTGCTGCTGTAACCAAGACTGCTGATCCTCGGCTGACGAAAACCAAAATTAGACTTAG GTCAGCGGGCGCGCCTCCATAG
- the LOC112894102 gene encoding uncharacterized protein LOC112894102 isoform X1, translated as MACSAACCCASSHGLFYRSLTTTSRRPARLRLIYPSSAPAPRLSSRTLASPDPPPLDADDRDDAIGFEIQVSKMGKRNRRVVRARVRVDAPLEAVWATLTDYEGLADFIPGLSECRLLDQAHGFARLYQVGEQDLALGFKFNAKGTIDCYEGDMESLPDAAGARRREIAFNMIDGDFKVFKGKWSVQEEEQGGGPGDSYQYHTTLSYLVELEPKLWVPVRLLEGRICSEIKNNLVSIREQAQQQHEVRLHCTLSQAFCQIHGNLIFRFAFRVPLLIIQLSDAFAAAVTKTADPRLTKTKIRLSLDAGQRARLHRPWGERKVTEGKRAITSSTPIEFPQLCCKPASKRPRTRLKTIGIYVLFKS; from the exons ATGGCGTGCTCCGCGGCCTGCTGCTGCGCCTCCTCCCACGGCCTCTTCTACCGCAGCCTCACCACCACCAGCCGCCGCCCCGCACGCCTCCGCCTCATCTACCCCTCCTCAGCACCTGCCCCGAGGCTCTCTTCGCGAACCCTCGCCTCGCCcgacccgccgccgctcgacgcCGACGACCGGGACGACGCCATCGGCTTCGAGATCCAGGTCTCCAAGATGGGGAAGCGGAACCGGCGGGTGGTGCGCGCCAGGGTGCGTGTCGACGCGCCGCTGGAGGCCGTCTGGGCCACGCTCACCGACTACGAGGGTCTCGCCGACTTCATACCCGGTCTCTCCGAGTGCCGCCTCCTCGACCAAGCCCACGGCTTCGCGCGACTCTACCAG GTCGGGGAGCAGGATCTGGCGCTTGGGTTCAAGTTCAACGCCAAGGGCACCATCGACTGCTACGAGGGGGACATGGAGTCGCTGCCCGACGCCGCGGGGGCGCGCCGGAGGGAGATCGCCTTCAACATGATCGACGGCGATTTCAAGGTCTTCAAGGGGAAATGGTCCGTCCAGGAAGAAGAGCAGGGGGGTGGACCGGGAGATTCATACCAGTACCACACCACACTGTCGTACCTGGTGGAGCTGGAGCCTAAGCTGTGGGTTCCGGTCAGGCTCCTGGAAGGAAGGATCTGCAGTGAGATCAAGAACAACCTAGTTTCCATCAGAGAACAAGCACAACAGCAGCACGAGGTCAG GCTGCACTGCACGCTGTCACAGGCCTTCTGCCAGATCCATGGCAATCTAATCTTCAGATTTGCATTCCGGGTGCCTTTGCTCATCATTCAGTTATCAGACGCCTTTGCTGCTGCTGTAACCAAGACTGCTGATCCTCGGCTGACGAAAACCAAAATTAGACTTAG TCTGGATGCAGGTCAGCGGGCGCGCCTCCATAGACCGTGGGGAGAGAGGAAAGTGACCGAAGGGAAGCGTGCAATCACATCGTCAACGCCGATCGAATTCCCACAGCTGTGTTGTAAACCGGCATCGAAGAGGCCAAGAACAAGGCTGAAAACGATTGGAATCTATGTCTTGTTCAAGAGTTGA